cataacaaagatttgacgttaaatgaacaattgctatattttatcaaaaaaaccggtaaattaccggtttcatattatttttaccggtaatttaaaactcgcaaaaatgggcgatttaccggtaaaaacgaaaccggttaaccggtattgcatgccctaccCTGGACCCTGGAACTATTTGGAAAGTAAAtccttttaaacaataaaatgattgtttaaatcggttggtaaacgacggaCTTATGCACGTACTTacgtaaaaagaatacaaacgAACTGAGAAACTCCtccattttttgaagtcggtaaaaaaaatctcgttcaatacctcgtatttgtcgattgatattataatgcatttcaattaaggtaataaaagtgcaatagttaagagttcgttaacatatttttcgtaatattgaataagagtcaaaccagtttttctcaggactcctgggatagatttcgaaatatttcggtctgggacctattataagcctatggaacataatacactatgcagttactgtgggcaactcttgagcccaacttccatacaaagaatagcattgtcctttactGCCACATTTAAGATGAAATTTGTAATTGTGtataaaattgtgtaaataaaaatacattatttatatcaatgacatttatttttcattgtatgTACAAAATCTTATAAATCTAAACGTTTTCATACAAAAGTGTCCAAATTTAACGTGTTTGAATATTTGGAATGTTATTTAAGACACTATTTTCATTGGCTTTATACATTATCTAGGACGACAAAACGATTAAGTGGTTAAagcattttaatacttttaggcgaagaaataaaaacaattttgtggTTAAATTTCGTGGTTACTTGAATAAACAACGGATCGATGATCAGTCGATATTAGAATCCAATTatattaacaattaatattctTTAAAGTTTAATACATGCGTCAAAAATGGGAATATTggtcaaaataattaacattatacAGGTCACAAGGTCTAACTACGCTATAAATTAAATACGCTTCTCTCTACATCTATCATTCGCTCTTAATGTACAATTAACTCTTTGGTATATGGTCCTAAAGCTAGTATTATTTGTCTTTTTACATGAGGGAGTTGGCCCCTTTGCAAGTGTTGTACGGACTTATTGAGCACAGTTTATCACAATCAAGTACTTACTAGTCAATTTTGATTGAGGGAGCTACATGACAACTTAAAGGGATAAACATTTAtatatcttttttaaatatcatttgcATGATATTGCAAAGGAGCCTTATAGAATTTATCAGTTCTGTTTGTCAAGGGGCAGGGAATTTGTACGCAAAACAAGAGTAAACAAGGAATTGTGCGTCAACTTTAGAATTACTTGGAGTTACAAAGCGAGTGAAGCGTTGGACTCTGAGATCTTACTATACTCCAGTGTCAGGCCTtaagtgataaaaaaatatcacatatCACTTTAGAATATGAAAATATCGTGTTACATTTTCGTTTTAAACCTTATTGCTTATGTCATAGTGAACAATTTAGTTTGTACAAAATGCAAAACAACACTACCAGTGCTTATaagctacataaataatattgaaagtgAAATTTGCTCTATACTATAAatacttaagtttattttagtgGACTTAATCGTACATCAGTTTGTGTGTTGTCGTTCACTTAGGCTATGTATTTCGATATTAATTTAGACTCACGAAACAGAAGAGAAAAGCCGTCGACCAATAAAAAAGAAGCTCACACATTCCTGTATTGTTTTAGTTCAATAATGCTTTgagtataaaaatactaaaagtggctttgtatgtgtgtgtggaCTGGGTATTGTAACGTTCGGTACGTGATCCACACACAGATATAAGCGATATTTGCTAAGAGAACCCTACACTGTCTCTCACGCTgcacatacaaaattatttcactatatCACAGCACTAGTCTTGCACTTCTCTGTACGGTATCTCACTGGTCACTGTGAACGATTCGAAGTAGTGGTTTAGGAATTCGAACGTGGGCCGTTTTTCGGGAATGGCGTCCCAACATTGTAGCATCAGTCTATAGATATCGTCTGGGAGGTAGTGGCCGACCGGCTTGGGCATTCTGTAGCCTCGCTCCACTTGCTCTATCACATCCTTGCCATGGAGCCCTGGATACGGTATCTGGCCATACGTGAACAGTTCCATTAACAGAATACCGTACGACCAGACATCGCTCTTAATTGAGAATCGTCCGTAAATTATAGCTTCTGGCGCCGTCCACTTCACAGGGAAGCGGGAGCCTTGTTTGGGGCAATATTCGTTGTCTTCAATGACCCTAGCGAGTCCAAAGTCACATATTTTTGCTACGTTATTTTCACCTATTAACACGTTCCTAGCGGCTAAGTCTCTGTGTATCAACATTTTGGATTCTAAGTACTCCATGCCGGACGCGACTTGCGCGGCGACGTACACGAGGTCCTCGAACTGTAGGAACTTGCCCTCTCCGTTTCTGAGGAACTCGAGTAAGGAACCCTTGCTCATGTACTCTTGGACGATGTAGACTGGTTCCTGTGTTGAGCAGACGGCGTATAGTGCTACCAGGCGTTTGTGTCGGAACTTCTTCATAATGGCCGCCTCTTGTAAGAAGGCTTGCGTCGACATTGTGCCTTCTCTTAGCGTTTTTACGGCGACCTGTAATTTGAAATGTGAATTTGAAacatgttatgtaaatataattaatttttattcagtaaaacttatagtgtttttttaagaCGGAGAACAGTTCTTTTATAGCTCCATCCTCCATCCACTGAGCCTTTTATAGCTATTCACCCTCTAGAAAGTACTCCAacattataatgtaggtattcgATTTGTATTGTGGTAAATTATTCGTTAAACAAATATGGATGAGGAAAATGATAGTTTTcctatgttaaaattaaccacattcCTACAGTATTGATATCTAACTATGGTAATTAGAGATATTCGCGATAATTCTTGGAAGTGAACTGACGTCAATTAATACGAAACCGCGATAAAGGGAAAATAGGTTTTAAATGTCTGAAATAACTAGACAAGTGGAAATTAGGAAGAAAGAGCACTAAGGAAGAAAATGATTCCAAAATTCAAGCAGCAAGAACGCCAAACATTTCAGACAAAAGTCTTCATCCTCCAAgcccttttcacaactatgttggggtcgtcttccagtctaaccggatgttgctgagtaccagtgctttacaaggagcgactgccctatctgacctcctcaactcagttacccgggcaacccaaacatttcagaaaaaagtaaaaaacaaattaccTCAATATTATTACGCCATTTCCCATAATAGACTTCTCCAAAGTTGCCCTGTCCCAGCTTTCTTATAAGTTGTATTTCGGACCTCGGTATTTCCCACTTGTCCCTTAGTTCGGGGCCAAGGTCCCACATCTGAGGCTCTGGCTTGGGACACGGCCGGGCGAGCACGTGGCATAGACCTAGCGCGTTTTCTGAAACACAATCagtatcttttatttaaatagcgtTATGGTAATGTTAGTGGGCTGTATTTGGATGATAAAGTGGTGTTATGGTTGTCTATGGTTACTAAGGTGATAGCTTAGAAAAAGATACTATGATTGTCTACTGTAAGTTGTGGTATAAGTAATAGAATCCAAGATTATTTCTGCGGATTAGTtgttaaactgcaataaaagtTGTGGCAGTGTGTCTGAAAGAAGCACCACCCAATTTTGATGGATAAAGGCATTCATTGACTACATATTTTGCAAATGTTGTTTCGAAGATGAAGTATTTATCATCTCTTTCACTGTTAGTATTAAACCACATCTACcttctacaataaaaaaacaataaaaacaaacttataacTCACTCGTATATGACATAACAAGGGCCGGCAAGCTCGGGAAGGTCTGATTGGTCGCAATATAAAACCCTCCATTATCCAGCGGCTTAATCTTGTAATGTTTGACATGGTACCCTCTTCCCTCCTCCCAGTCTTTGACGCTGAGGCTGAACCCATGAGGATTGTGTTCTGCTGGCCTCACGAGGAACGTCCCTCGAGGATTGCTTTCAGCCAACAGGAGCTTGTCAGCCTCTTTTCTTGAGACGTGAGGGAAGAACCAACTGCAACATGATGACGGCCTTTAGAAAAGTCGTTGATTAATAACACGAAGGGGAGGGTTGTGACCCGTCACCGTATTTTGTTACCGCTGATGCTAGAATTAGGAAGCTGTAAAGATTAGTAGTGTGGAATCTATGCTTataaataaagaggaaagattatTGATGTATTTGCATCGGCTAATCTCGGGATCTACggaactgatttgaaaagtttttttttctgttcggAAGCTGCACTCTCTGGTGCatgaacatgggctatgttttatccaggTTCGGGAAGAAGTTTTTTACggcacgcgggtgaaaccgcgtttTTCATCAGCATGATCGTTTATGAGCCAAATTGATCCAGATATAGCATCATCTACATATTTCAGTAAATTTTCTAATTGGGACGTAGGATGAGGATCTAACAATGGGAGGAACTTTTTAATGGTTAGAAAAAGCAGTATTTACATGTGTGTGCGAAGAAAGTTCGGAAGCGAGTTTTTCAAGTTTGCGTAGGGAGATTTAAGAGGTATTAGGGAAAGGTCTAAGGAGTTTGCACAGTTGAACTTTCAAGATCTTGAACAAAACTTGTCCTCTTGTAGATTATACAGGGTTGAGTATTTTAATCTATAAGTAAAGAAGCAGTTGccaatatttatgtacaaagaAGCATTTTCTCGtttcttatttcaattttaagggTTAGTTAACTCTAGTAAAAGTTAAGCTCTCGTAGCTACGTAATGTCGTGAGAAGCTCATCGCAAACTGACGCTACGAGATTACATAGTTTATATAACCTTGATTACTGTCAACCATTCACGGTGGCATCATTCAAGGGTTATATAGGGTTAACCCTGTTCTAAAGTTACTAGGTCATAGGTACATatctagtaaaacaaaacactcacTCTTCACATTCCACAGAGCTTTCTTCGGCCACGAAATTGACTGGTACAAGTCCTTCTCTCCTAGTAGTAAGATGTAGGACCCTCCACCAGTCTGGTTCGGCGTCGCTCAGGACTTCCATGCGGTCTCCCTTGCGGAATGAAATGTCTGAGTCTGCGCGGGCTGTGTAGGCACATAGTGCTTTTACCACGCGACGACCGCCGTTTGTTATACCTGGAATTATGTGAAGGATTATTAGCAGTGTTTGACTGATAGATTGGGTTTGAAGACATGAATATGGTGATATACAACGATATACAAAAATTGTAAGGCGACTGTACATCCTAAGAAATATACAGTGAAATACCCCACTGAAAACACCCCTCTATGCTTGGAAGCATGGTCGGGGAAAGGTTAGGCGAATATGATGATAGATAGTTGGACACATTAAAAAGTCAGTTGCCTATCAGCCTGTTAAAGGACATAGGCTCCCCCATAACGCACCACCTGCGCTCAATTTTCAGCTCTCCAATAACGACTGCCTTATCATAACAACTCCCACGTAGCTAGAGAGTTATAAATAGACACTAATATCAGTCcaatatacatagttttctATTATGAAAAAAGTATTCGCTACTCACATTTGCCAGGATTCCGCGTGCGCACGATATCCGCAGGAGGGCGCGACAGTACTCGCGTGTTGGGTTCACCTGTGTACCGCGTCTCCAACGATGACGGACATGCTGTGAACCCCGCCTCGTTCTTGTACGCCGGATATACTGGAAAATATAGGAGGATAACAGTTAGTTTGACTTACCTACACAAGACATGGTAAATATAAAGCATCTTCTCTTAGTTGCTTAAGCAGATACCATCATAAAATCCACCAACACAACTTCTACTATGACTTGATGATGCTATATAATATTACCTTCTGTAGTTTATGTATGAGACACAAAAggcaaagtttttattaattgagtAGCTCCCGTTAGACACAGAAGGATTTATTCAGCAGGAAAGTTATTTCACACTTCTTTGGTTTAAATATTGACGAACCGTTGAAATGTTCTCAGCCTTCCCTTTCGTGACTTTTACGAGTCTCGCAAACAGCTGACgctttttatgtgtttttttagcACTCAATGTGACTGAGTAATCTCCACATGAGCCAACTCTAGCGAAGGGTTCTTTTGGCAAACTTTTGAGTTACCAAAAATCACGTTTTCAATTGAACCTGTCGAAGCGTCTACACATTTCTGAAATGTTATTGTAATCGTAGAACCAACATCTGGGTGTTTCAATCACCCTTGACCTCTCGtagaaaaattaattaataacatcgAATCAGTAATTGCGTTTGATTCATATGACCATTGAGGTGCAATTAATATTGTTTCCAAACAATGCACATGACCTCAAACCGGTGTCTAAGTAGAATAGTAACGAATGAACGCGAATTGCGTCTAATGGCCGGTTTTAACATCGTGCGAAAAAATCTAGCACCATTGTTCTTTTCAAGGAAATAGGTTGTGTTCGGCTGTTTAAAAGGAATCCACTCTTGTTGCTCACAGCTTTGTGATAAAAATACTCTGTtcttagagttttttttttcgagtcCTTGATGAAAATGGTTTTTGCATAGTGACCATCTTTGAAGCTGAAGGagtgttattttattgaattttgatgGTTGGCTAATCAAacgacagatttatttttaagttattgatCCTGATTTCATGAATAGAATATCGAATAGTAAAGACGCAGCTTTAGACGACTTTAGAAAACAATTAAGATGTAAAAAGTTGAGTATCTCAAGTCTGAGAACAAAGTCTTGTTAAGTGCTATATAAGTAGTCGAAGTTTTAGTAGTGCTAAGAGAACTTTGCTGAGCGATAGACAAGCGTTAACTTGATACTTATCGATAGATTGAGGAATAATTTCTTGCATCGATtggtgtttaatttttttgccaGAAGCCAACGAAGCCTGCTTGAAGTCTTTTTAAGCAGTTCTTTATCATGCCACTTAAGGTTTTCGTATGGAATACAATCCTAGTAGATGGTAATGTCTTCGGCTATCTTGATAACAACGATATTCGTACCTATTCTATTATGGCCGTTATATTTAAATAGCATATAGCCATAGGCAACTGTAACTATTTCTATTTAGGGATAGCTACCCCTTTGACAAAAACTGTGAACGAAGCAACGCTAACCAAAGGGCTTTTTCGCCCAAATAAAAGTCTAAAACTGCAGTACAACGTAATAAAACTCACCCAAAGGCCTATCTGGGTCATGGCGGCGGCTGCAACACTTGTTACCCATGGCGCGGCCCGCCGGTTCGCCGCGCCAAGCCGCTCCTGAAATTAAAAGAGTATAACATTAGCGACATAGAAATATGGCGGCCATTACGTCAAGGTGTGTGAGGATTAATAGCAAGGTGTGTGTTTCATTTCATATGATGTGGATGACTTGTGTGGAGGAGTCTAATGGAAGAAGATGTACTAAGTTGATCTATAGGACTGAAGAGTTTCATTTGTTTGAATGATCTAATCACAGGAACGTTacagaatcgatttgaaaaaaatattcagtgttagatagtccattatTTCTAGGGACtgtattttatcttttcttGTCCTAGGGACGCGGGCGGAGCTGCGTGACATTCAGTCCTAAATAagattgggataagggcagccTTACACATAAAGACATTTTTTCACAATGATTTTGCGTAGGAACATATAGAAGGGTACACAGTTTAAAAATAGCCCCGGGTAAAAGATTTGACTTATAATGCGGTTTAGTGGTTCACCCGACCTGGAAGTTCGATTACGAAATAAactaagaataaatatttcgctGAGTAATCGAGGACCGTACCCTTTTTGAATGGACAAGTATTGTGAATGAATGGTTTAGGTAACCCCTTCGTATTCCTACCTCATGAACTATTGAATACTATGACCCTTTATATTGAGGATTCGTGATTTTATTCATGATCTCTTCTCGTGTCCCTAAAATAGACTGCTCCAAATGTTTTGTAGCCTGGACAACCTGTTTccatatgtaatattttatgccTGTGTAGTATGTATTTGTGTTCTAAACTGTGACGAATAGTGTTTCCTAATGTCAGTCAAATATATAACTGTTTGTAATAAAGCTTATGAACTATCATCATCAAGTAAGTAGGTTACATTAACAGTGTTATCGTGACTGATAACAATGAAAACACTGACACAATTGatgttaatgttttgttttattttattttgttttggactattattatgttttattagataattaatgtgtgtttttataaacagtaattataatttaacaactAATGGCTTCAAAGTTTAAACaggaaaaaattacaatatgattaaaaaatattttcagaaagcTGAAGTTAAATTGAAACATGGTTTAGGTTTAGAGCATATTTGTTCTTAGTTAATGAAGTGTAAACGAAAcctaaagatattattaattaaaacttttttaatatttctactAAGTACGCCAACAATTTATACGCGGTAAATATTTGTTCTGTTTCGTATCGTacgaaataataatacaatcaaGTAAGAATACTTGTAGTGTTTGTTCTTACGAATAATGGcgtacaagaaaataatataataattttatatattttgctaCAAGCGTGGGCtcgtacatatttatgtaatagtATTGGCTGGAAATAATACTACTACAAGCCATTTACGATTTGCCCTTTGCAGGGCTATGGTCTAATCATGACATAAAAGGCTAAAAATCAATTACATAAGTATGTTTGTACATTTTTAGTAATTGTAGACCTCTATCCAATGGTATCACCAATATTTCGGGTGTCTTTGGGATAAATGTACGGGTGTGTATGAAATGATCCCAACTTTAATATTACCGGTATGCctatagaaagaaaataattcaaaaaccCACACACACCcatcatataatttatttctaacaaGAAATAGGTTAACAGCTGTACATTTACGTGGTGTggtaagcaaaaaatatatgagaatAGATTTACGACTAACCAACGCAGCTTTCGAAAACTTTTCGGTTAAAGTAACAGGATCAAAGCGAGTTCATTCATTCGATAGTTGTTGGAACCGCAGGTAAAAACGGTTAGTCAGCTCTCAGAAGTATGCCAATGTTTAAGAGAGactacaaaacaaacttttaataggccgatagtttgtttgtcaATATGCAGATGAATATTAGTAAGCACataacaatgatcaggtatttggccgacTTATACTTTGATTCAATTCAGAATATTACTCATAAAAAAGAAATCCATCGGGCCAACAAttgtcggccgattgtttatTCTGCGGTGTGCTGGTAGGGTAATGGTATGATTATATTactagttttttaaatattgtacgTCATCAAAGGACTAAAATAATAGCTGGTTGAATTTAGTTAGCCTTATAATGATAGATGAGCGGATTCTgaattacaaattaatgttaagtaagtaaataattaagcaCTCTGTTTTTGAAATGATAAATGTTATTGGCTGGTTTCTCAGTAGTGAATTAACGCTAAGTAAATACTTTCGTACAAGTCAAAATTATGTTTCATTTGGAAAATATAGACTGAGGAAATGATCACAAACCAAATCTcaattataagtacctatacagcGTGTCTGTGAtaaaatgaaagggctacataATACtggtgtttttattaattaaagttttgtatttttctattgttAGATTTAGAAAGCATCAAAATTTACACAAACATAACCCTGACCGCGAATTGGTAAAAATCAATTTCCCCTACAAGTAGTATCTACGTTGCGTAGAACCTTTATCATTTACTATGCTATCTGAATAGTAATGAACAATAATCACATTTCCAGGGTTGAAAATTTcgagtaaattaaaaagaacacTATAAAAAAAAGCTTGTATATTCTGTAGATTGTTCGTCAACGATTTAGGGTTAAAACGGCCACGTCACGTTATCAGCTGGTGCTAATGAACTTGTGCCGAGCCCCGCTTTGATAAACGGTACGACGATAACTTTCATTGCTGAGACGCAGTTTGATAATAGCAGCGAAGCTCCGGGGAATTCAGACgggaatattaattaaatgcaCATATGGACTGTTCTACGTCTCGTTTAGCTGGGAATTTGATGAGGAAGCAAATACTGTTGCAAATATGtctcctttttatttttaagtatggTTAAGTTTACCTGAAATAGgtgacaaaacaaacaataaatagagCATAGAATGTGAAACAAACGCGTCATCGAATTCCATAGTTATTGAGTTTCACATAGAGGGACTATTGGAAACTGTCGATAACATGTCGCATCGTCATTGAATAAACgaataactgaaaaaaataccGGTGATATCGGAATGTGTAGCAGACGTTCATTATTAAAAACGGTTTGATTCCATTTTTAATTCAGAGCCAGCTGTTCGCCTTTTGCAGTTTTATAGAAGAATTACATTTATTCAGGCCTGGTTATGCCTCTACCTCGATGATATAATCAACGTCTAAAAAATCAATACAAGTTCAATTATAAAGTGTGTGATATACAAACATAATTTGCATAACATATAGATGTGGTTTCATTATTCATTTGATACTAGGTGTCACGATAAAAGCTATCTGAATTTGTAATATGACATCACTTTTAATGCGGAGAGAATTTGTCCCAATTTGCtgtgttattaaaattgatggtcctgtttaagtattttgttaaattaacaaGGGCGGTCAGTGCTAGGATTTCCGGCCCTTTTAGTTTCCGAGACTGTGGGGCACGAAACGGGATTGGCCCTTTGATTCCCATGGGTGTGGTTAGATGTGGTCGAGAGTTTCCCTTCGTTAAAGGGGTCTAAAGAACATAGCAACACTTTACCTGATAGCTACTTGTTCTCAAAGGGAATAAAATTAAGTGTGATAGTCCTTTGGAATGCGAGAGAGAACAATAGAGTAGACGGGAAATTCCTTAGCAAACGAGTcagaaaatatgtacattttaacaatttaattattaatggtGATTGCTTGAGTATGTTCGGAGCACGTGAGGAAGCCAGaataattattgcatttttCCCCTATTGGGTTACTCtcatcaatattttattcattgctAAATCAGGGTCTTTGCGTAAATCAATAAAACCATATATTTTTTCGGTTACTGTGTGTAGTTAAATTCGGATGACGAGGGTAAGACACATTAGCTAATAGGTGAACCTTAAATAATTTAGTACCTCCTGTGGTACGATAACTATGCCACTTACTGGAGAAGGGTATTACTGAATCTCCAATCTTGGATGGTAGGTCGTATTAGGTAATTCTGTGACATAGTGGGCGTTTACGGGATACATTTGATTCTCAGTAATTTGTTGTGACGTCAAAGTTATCTTGTACACCACATTCAGACTATTATTAACATATCACTCACATAAGGGTTAATTTCTCTATGCTTTCTATATTAATACCTGCATTTCGTTTCTAATACCCGTAATCGTAAGATCGATAAATTGTACGTAGCGATCTTAAACGTGTGCCCGTCCGTGGACAATTCGATTAGGTACGGCACGAGTAGATTTTAGTAATGTAGAAATGCTGATAGAAGTCGAGAAATTCGTCACAATAACTCAATATACAAAGGAATAGTTCAAATCCGTATGTCTTGATACATTATTCGCATTAAAAGCATGCCTAATAACATGGAAGTTAAGATAATCAGAGCATAGAAGTTCAATCAAGCTGCTATCGATGGCGTATATCTGGCACAGTTGAGCCGGTTAAACGTTGTTCCCACGACTTGAAGCTCATGATAACAGGTGATGTATCGGCGCGATAGCTGTGAGTCGATGATAACAACAGTGATTTATAATGCCGAACACTCATATAGACGGGGGAAAGTTGGGTGAAAGATAAGCGTTTGGTGTTAGTTTTTGGAAGCGAAATTGGAATGTAGGCCATCTAGAGCGCAATTTGAATGATTCTTTATGTTTGGTACCACGTATGTTTGTAAAACAGCAAATAAAACAGGAGGCACATGAAATGATTGAAGTGCCAGCCTAGTGAGATATAATCAGGCTTCGATAAATTACTTCTAACTTAACCTTATGTTGCTGGATAACGGTCTGTTATAAACGACcaaaaaactttaataagaCAGAAATGCCGAAGACATCTGTGGTTTTCAATACACCTTAGGGTTACGGCTTTTTATCGAAGAATGAAAACGTACGGATGCCACCTGACGAAGTAATCATGTGTCCACATAAAACGCAAGTGGCAGGTGACGGTTTTGGCATTAGCATAGATTAAGTACTTCATTATGGAAAGAGGACCTCCCAGAATAACGGAACTCTAGAAGTCAGATAAAGCTGTCTCTTAAGACGTCAAGATTATAATCAAAGAGAAAGTGCTTTCTGTTCACGACTGTTTAGGTAATATACTAAACAAACAAGCGATGATCAAAACAAACCTTTAATTGCGACCTCAAAATCGTTCTCTACAAACAGAATAACGGCGAAACCAAATGTTAATTGATGCCGAAACTGCTAATTTAATACTTCGCTGTAACTAACACGAGGCAAGATTCCGCTTTAATTTTCACCGTCCTTCTAGacctataaaaacaaaacagttactaaattaaaata
Above is a window of Helicoverpa armigera isolate CAAS_96S chromosome 11, ASM3070526v1, whole genome shotgun sequence DNA encoding:
- the Src64b gene encoding tyrosine-protein kinase Src64B isoform X2, with the protein product MGNKCCSRRHDPDRPLVYPAYKNEAGFTACPSSLETRYTGEPNTRVLSRPPADIVRTRNPGKCITNGGRRVVKALCAYTARADSDISFRKGDRMEVLSDAEPDWWRVLHLTTRREGLVPVNFVAEESSVECEEPSSCCSWFFPHVSRKEADKLLLAESNPRGTFLVRPAEHNPHGFSLSVKDWEEGRGYHVKHYKIKPLDNGGFYIATNQTFPSLPALVMSYTSLCHVLARPCPKPEPQMWDLGPELRDKWEIPRSEIQLIRKLGQGNFGEVYYGKWRNNIEVAVKTLREGTMSTQAFLQEAAIMKKFRHKRLVALYAVCSTQEPVYIVQEYMSKGSLLEFLRNGEGKFLQFEDLVYVAAQVASGMEYLESKMLIHRDLAARNVLIGENNVAKICDFGLARVIEDNEYCPKQGSRFPVKWTAPEAIIYGRFSIKSDVWSYGILLMELFTYGQIPYPGLHGKDVIEQVERGYRMPKPVGHYLPDDIYRLMLQCWDAIPEKRPTFEFLNHYFESFTVTSEIPYREVQD
- the Src64b gene encoding tyrosine-protein kinase Src64B isoform X3, with the protein product MGNKCCSRRHDPDRPLVYPAYKNEAGFTACPSSLETRYTGEPNTRVLSRPPADIVRTRNPGKCITNGGRRVVKALCAYTARADSDISFRKGDRMEVLSDAEPDWWRVLHLTTRREGLVPVNFVAEESSVECEDWFFPHVSRKEADKLLLAESNPRGTFLVRPAEHNPHGFSLSVKDWEEGRGYHVKHYKIKPLDNGGFYIATNQTFPSLPALVMSYTKNALGLCHVLARPCPKPEPQMWDLGPELRDKWEIPRSEIQLIRKLGQGNFGEVYYGKWRNNIEVAVKTLREGTMSTQAFLQEAAIMKKFRHKRLVALYAVCSTQEPVYIVQEYMSKGSLLEFLRNGEGKFLQFEDLVYVAAQVASGMEYLESKMLIHRDLAARNVLIGENNVAKICDFGLARVIEDNEYCPKQGSRFPVKWTAPEAIIYGRFSIKSDVWSYGILLMELFTYGQIPYPGLHGKDVIEQVERGYRMPKPVGHYLPDDIYRLMLQCWDAIPEKRPTFEFLNHYFESFTVTSEIPYREVQD
- the Src64b gene encoding tyrosine-protein kinase Src64B isoform X1, with translation MGNKCCSRRHDPDRPLVYPAYKNEAGFTACPSSLETRYTGEPNTRVLSRPPADIVRTRNPGKCITNGGRRVVKALCAYTARADSDISFRKGDRMEVLSDAEPDWWRVLHLTTRREGLVPVNFVAEESSVECEEPSSCCSWFFPHVSRKEADKLLLAESNPRGTFLVRPAEHNPHGFSLSVKDWEEGRGYHVKHYKIKPLDNGGFYIATNQTFPSLPALVMSYTKNALGLCHVLARPCPKPEPQMWDLGPELRDKWEIPRSEIQLIRKLGQGNFGEVYYGKWRNNIEVAVKTLREGTMSTQAFLQEAAIMKKFRHKRLVALYAVCSTQEPVYIVQEYMSKGSLLEFLRNGEGKFLQFEDLVYVAAQVASGMEYLESKMLIHRDLAARNVLIGENNVAKICDFGLARVIEDNEYCPKQGSRFPVKWTAPEAIIYGRFSIKSDVWSYGILLMELFTYGQIPYPGLHGKDVIEQVERGYRMPKPVGHYLPDDIYRLMLQCWDAIPEKRPTFEFLNHYFESFTVTSEIPYREVQD